TAATTCGCTACCCACTGGGTAGCGAATTGTATCGATCATCTGTTGAGTAGGCAATTCATCACATGGCTTGTGATGAATTTGCATATTTGCGTTTTCATCTTCAATATCTCTGTGTCCTCTGTGGTTTGTAGCGGCTACTCTTTCGGTTACATGTTCGATTACTTGTTCGGTAACTTGTTCGCCTACTTGATCGGTAACAAATCTGATACAATAGTTCAGCAAGGAAAACTTATGCAACTGGGTCGCTAACTGGATCGGTGATTGGAATATTACTTGGTCCCAGCTTGGTCCTGACTTAGTCCCTACATGATCCCAACTTGGTCCCGACTCGGGCTGTGACTTAGTGCCATTTATAGCATCAAGTTCACTAACATGGTGCTGGGGGTTCATCCATTCTTCACCTTCTTTTTCCGGGCTAAGAATGCACGACCTTTGTCTGTCAGACGGTATTTTTGCAATCTGCTGCTTGGTTTTTCCGGGATTGTCATCTCGATCAATTCTTCACCAAGAGCTGGATGGAGATAGTTATTCCTGAAGGTTGGACGGTGCTTGATATTCAGAATGTCACGAAGTTCTCCGGAAGACTTTTCTCCGTCTTGGAGTGATAGTAATAATTTTAGAATATGATTGTCTGACTGGGTCGGTGACTGGGTCGGTGACTGGGTCGGTGACTGGGTCGGTGACTGGGTCGGTGACTGGGTCGGTGACTGGGTCGGTGACTGGGTCGGTGACTGGGTCGGTGACTGGACCCCGGAATCTTCTTTGGCTAAATAGCTTTCTGTTGGTACTTCTATAGACTCTGCCAGGTAGACAATGAACCTCACCCTCATTCCGATTTCAATTATCTCCGGCTGTGGAAGTCCAAGCTCTTCAGCATCCTTAAGGATACGACGGAAACCACTGCCCCACTGCTCGATAATGTCAAGTTCCCTGAATACCCGCGCAATAACGCGATTCCTGATCCTTGAGACGCCCTGCTTGACATCCTCGATGGTCATGCCGGGAAGGAGGATACCGGGGTTCTCGATCTCTATCCTGTCATCAAAGAAGGACACTCTGATAGGTGCACCCCTTTGAGAATAATCTGCATGCACAATAGCATTGACAAGCGCCTCACGCAGGATCGTAAGGGGAATGCTCCATACATCCTTACGCCTGATCTCAGAAAAATCGGCGCTTCTGAAAGCATGTTTTTTCAGGAACATCATCACGGATTCAACAGAGCCTGGA
This DNA window, taken from Methanomethylovorans hollandica DSM 15978, encodes the following:
- a CDS encoding AlbA family DNA-binding domain-containing protein; amino-acid sequence: MNPPISQLITMPEGKTLEFKRDISSPKNIIKTLVAFANTAGGRLLIGVEDETKEIIGVSNPLDEEERLCSIIADHIAPRLVPDVELMTVEGKTLLGVEVYPSGSRPHRVKSEGHLDGVYVRLGSTNRKADRELIAELQRSASGISFDEMPMPDLYSADLDIDIAKKRFKGIRELNEEELITLKLVTKEQGRLVPTTGAMLLFGKKRDFHFPDAWIQCGRFKGKDKAYIFDHTEIYEDLPGSVESVMMFLKKHAFRSADFSEIRRKDVWSIPLTILREALVNAIVHADYSQRGAPIRVSFFDDRIEIENPGILLPGMTIEDVKQGVSRIRNRVIARVFRELDIIEQWGSGFRRILKDAEELGLPQPEIIEIGMRVRFIVYLAESIEVPTESYLAKEDSGVQSPTQSPTQSPTQSPTQSPTQSPTQSPTQSPTQSPTQSDNHILKLLLSLQDGEKSSGELRDILNIKHRPTFRNNYLHPALGEELIEMTIPEKPSSRLQKYRLTDKGRAFLARKKKVKNG